GGGCGGGGGTGGCAGGACTGCCCAGTGTCCCCAAAGGCACTGTGTGAAGAGGGGCTTggtgcagggcagctctgggcaggagggcaggggtccctgtccccagcaagTCACTGGATCGTTCCCGTTCCAGCCAGGATGAACCTCCTCgaaaagcagggaggggaggaaatgCCAGCACCCCTCCGCTGTCACCACCCGGACAAAGGTCCCTGGGAGCCGGGGGACAGCCACCAGCCAAGGCCAGTGCTGGCCATGGGGCTCCCTgttcccagagcagggccagccccgAGGGGCCCCAGCAAGTCCTTGGGGTTCTGCGTCCCACAGAGCACGGGGACAGAGACAGACTCAGCAGAAGTGACAGCAGCTATTCCAGAcaaaggagcaggaggtgggacACGTGTGCCACCACCCCGGGGGGCTCTAGCCCCGGCCCAGCAGGGGGTACACCATGAAGTAGCCCAGGGTGGAGCCCACGATGGCCCCCAGGAAGATCCAGGCGTTGTAGGACATGACAGCCAGCATCACCATATAGCCCAGCACCACCTGCAGCACGTGGAACAGAGTCTGGCCCACGTGGAACCAGAACcacctggagaaggagaggggaaatgcCATCAatgaggggctgggacagctggaatCCTCTCCCACCGGGAGCCTGGAGAGGCCAGAGGGGGtttgggcagcagggagaggggtgGGGGCTacaaacagcagctcagggtgaaATCCTGCTCCAAAATCAACGAGGCTTGCAGTAAGAGCAGCCTCAGGAATGATctgggacaagaggaaaaactCAGGGCTTGGCTCCAAAGGCAACGGTCAGGGCCTTGTAgggactgagctgctgcttgtgccCATCCCCAAACCAGCAGGACCCTCCTGCACCCTGCACAACAGCTCCTGGAGGAGAACAGGAGCCTCTAGCCACCACCCTGGACACCCCCCAGAGGatctggaggggctgggctgcccctggagccccctccccaggctctACACACCCCgcctccctggcagcctgcagctcctcctcacagcccttctcccctctgtgctggcatGGGCCCACAGAGCCATCCCTGACCTGCCAGGCGGGTGCCAGGGGTCCCTGTGGTACCTGCCCTGCGCGGGGTCGCTGTCCCCCTCCTGGGGCTCGGTCAGGGCCTCATGGCTGAGGCTgcggggcagggccagcagcgCCCGCCGCAGCAGCACGGCCTTGCCCATCTTCACGGCCTCAtagagcacagagagcagcaggatcaCCAGCACCGAGagcaccatccctgcaggagagaCACCCCGACACTGCCATGCACGGGGAGAGCCTCTGGGGGTGACAGGGCCACAGCAGGGCACGGCACAGGGGTTTGGGAATATCCACAGGGGGATGTGAGGGgctcctggcactggggctgggcagcagggttGTTAAATGTCAGGAAATGGTGTATTTAGCTTTTTAACTCACagaattaggttggaaaagctgTGACCTCACCCAATAGcaccttgtcacccagaccatggcactgagtgtcccatccagtctttccttaaacacctccagggacagtgactccaccacctccctgggcagccccttccaatgaAGAAagttttcctaatgtccagcctAAACTACTCCTGGCTCAGCTTAAGGCTGTGCCCTCTTGTCcttgagagctgctgtggaacAAATACACAGCTTTGCATTGACTCCACAACAAACATGTGAGTTAAAATATGATGTTGGGagaataaacaaaaccagacagaaGAGTGTGAAAGTGGGAAGCTGAGCCATTCCTGCGTGATCTGGGGGGTTGGCAGGCTGAGGGGGGCTtcacacagctccctgcccGCTGCTTTTGGCTTGGGAGGAACAACTCCTGCCTGGGGcatgcccagggcacagcacagctcagcagggaggggcaggtCCTGCCAAAAACTGCTCCAGGagcccacacagctctgcagtgaggggatggagggatggatgggacagggatggagagatggaagaaaagggatggatgaagggatggagagatggagggagggacagggattgAGGGACCAGGATGTATGGTttgagggacagggatggagagatggatggaaggatggatggatggatggacaggaATGGAAGGGTGGAGAGACAgatggacagggatggatggatggatggacaggaATGGAAAGGTGGAGAGACggatggacagggatggatggacggacggacagggatggatggatggatggatggatggatggatggatggatggatggatggatggatggatggatggatggatagatggatggatgtcccagtgctggcagcttaCCTGTCGGGCTGTGGACATTCCAGAAGTcgaagagcagcactgctgtgtccGAGAAGTAGAAGGTCATCTGGAAAAGAggccagggaagggcagtgcaggagcccTTCAGGGTGCCCACACTGccagcagtccctgcagcccccacccTGGCATGCTCATCTGGGGATTTACCAAATGGTGCAAGTTTCTCCCCAGTTCTGAAACGGGAAGAGGAACTTGCACAGACAATCACAGTCATGCTGACTGGGCTGAACTCTCCCTGTGAGCTCCAGCAGGACAATttccacccccagcagcagctcctgtgcatgTCTGGGCTGTGACAAAAAGCCAATTTACCCCTGTGACAAAGAGAGATGAATCCAGGACTTCATCCACATGGAATTGAGGAGGGAAGGTCCCTGTGGACAGGTGGAGGCTGAGGAGAAGCTGGTGGGCAGagcctctgctcccctctgcctcccaggGCAGAGAAACTTCCTGCACCACCAGGACACCCAAAAACTCAACCACCAAGGCACCCAGAGCCACAAGTGTGACCACCCAACAATGGGGACCAAGTCCAGGGTGCCTCCCTGGCAGAGAAGCATCAATCCCAACACTGCCAGCACCTGCAAAGGCACCACCCCTGCTCCTTCACCCTGCTGaaacaggaggagcaggaattgcTCTCGTGTAACATCAGCTGCAGAGCCCATAGCCAGCTGCTCCAAAGGTGgaattttgctgggtttttcgTGCTCCCTTTGGTGAACCTCCCTAGGAGGTGTTTGTAGagctcacagctgctcctctcctgcacagATCCACGTTTGGCTgctctttcctgccttttccaaCACCGGCAGAGGTGACTGACAGGAGCAGGACCAGCCTCAGCCAGAAATACCATCCAGCACCCCGTGGGTGTTCAGGCCACAGCCCGGCTCCAATTACAGCCCTCGGCCCTCCTTACCCACAGCACATTAGCACATGTAATTGGCTCACCCTTTTAAGCCTCCTTTGGCCACAGATTAATGATAATTAGCCTTTAAATGAAGCTATTTCTCCTTCATAGGCTTCACCCACAGGTGGTGGAAGGAGCAGGTGAGTGTTTTAGGGATGGGGGACAGAAGTGATGGGCAGAATCAGAGTCATTAACTTTGGAAAAGCCATCTAATAAAGTGAAATCCAAACATTGGCCCAGCATGCCAAGGCCTCCActaaaccctgtccccaagtgccacctctcTGTGTTTTTTGAACAATTCCAGGCATGGGgattccagcccttccctgggcagcctgttccagagaTCCAGAAGATCCCTTTGCTGCCCCAGCCTGAGGTGGAGTCACATGTTTTTGGGTGCCCAGCATGGGTGTGACACCAAAATAATGCTCCTTGGGCCAACAGCGATGCCACAGAGAGATTTCTTGGTGGGTGAAGGTCAAGAGGGCAAAATCCTAAAAATCCCTGCATTCTTCCCCCATCCCTGTTGCCATGtcccaggctgagggaggggatCCTGTCCTCCcccacctgccctgcagcagggattgGATTGAGCAGGCTCCCAGGtgaggctgtgccctgctcctcccccgCAGGAATTCACAGCAGGAACAAAAACTTGTTGGGAAATCTGTGCTCAACATGTATTTAGGGCTGGATCTGCTGCACTTTTGGGGTTATTCCAGCAAAACCAGTGgtgcctgcacagagcagggccaggctgcatcccagcctgctgctccagcccaacTGGGATGTCTGATCCCACACTTTGGGATAAAGCTGCAGCACCCTGACCCCACTCTGGAcagtcccagctgcagccccacactggggacacactgTCCCCAAACTGGGATCCTCCTTGGGACTGTGTCaccctccaggccctgctgcttCAGGGGGCTGGGAGCCCTAAACATCAAATAGAACCATGGAAcagtttggcttggaagggatcCTAAAGTTCATTTTGTCCCAGgtcctgccatgggcagggacaccttccaccatcccaggctgctccaagccctgtgcaACCTGAacctggacacttccagggagaCTTAAGGAGTTCTGGGGGGGTTCATGGGGTTTCAGGGATATTTAAGGGGTTGCACAGTAGATTCTCGAGGTTCCAAAGGGGGGTTTAAGGGGATCCAAGGGAATTCATGGGGTTCCAGGTGGGGATTCATGTGGTTCTGGGGAGGAACACAGGCTTCCAGGAATATTTAAGGGGATTCCAGGGTGGAATCACAGGGTTCCACGGGTATTCTCGGGGTTCCAGGCAGATTTAAGGGGTTCCAGGGTGCAATCACGGGGTTAGAGAGGGGATTTAAGGGGATCCAAGGGGATTCACAGGGTTCCAAGGGGGATTCATGGGGTTCCAGGAGGGATTTCCGGGCTTTCAGGGCGGATTTAAGGGGTTCCGGGGTGGGATCAGGGGAATCCAGGGTGGAATTATGGGGCTCCAGAGAAGATTTCAGGGGTTCCAGGGTGGAATCACGGGGTTCCAGGGGGTATTTCCGGGGTTCCCGGAAGGTCTCCCGGTCCCGTCCCGGGGCTCACCTGCATGGTGGCGGTGGCAGCGGGCGCGGGGCCCGGCCGGTTCCCCCCGGGGCTGCTGTCGCGGCGCTGTCACACCGATGTCGCGGCGCTGTCGCGGCCCGTCACGCGCATGTCGCGGCGCTGTGGCGGCCTGTGGCGCGGCGCGGGGCTCCCCGGGAGCTGTAGTGCGGGGCGGGCCCGGGCCCGTCCCCTCCTCCCCGCGGCCCTGCCGGGCTCAGCGCCCTGCGGacggcccggccctgcccggcccctgCGCACAGCGCGGGCTCGCTGTCCCTTCGCCCCCGGCTCCATCCCGGCCCCGCAGCTGAGCTAAAGACCCCAGAGGGTTTTCTGCTGGTCACCCCCGGCACCCTGAAAATGCTGATAGATTTttgggggtgttcagcctggaggggaggaggctccagggagagctcagagcccctgccagggggctccaggagagctggagagggactggggacaagggatggagggacagcacacagggaatggctcccactgccagagggcagggatggatgggatctttggaattaggaattgttccctggcagggtgggcaggccctggcacagggtgcccagagcagctggggctgcccctggatccctggcagtgcccaagaccaggctggacagggctgggagcaacctgggacagtgggaggtgtccctggatgGTCTCTTAAGTTCTattccaacctaaaccatttaggattctgtgattttattttccctacaGACAGGCAGGACAAAGGGGAACTTTCCTCCCAGCTGTGACTGGAAGCACACAGATGTTCGCTCCATGCTGGGACATTCCAACCATCCCCATTACACGTGGGAACAGGGAgtgctgagccagccctgcctcagtttccccaagTGCCAGCAGGTGCAGATGCCCACAAAGGCACCCAGTGCTACAGTGCCTGGCTCTACACCAGTAAAATCCCACACAGCAAAGGGCTCAAACTGAGTGATTGACTCAAAACTGaggcaggatttgggggggATTAACATTTTCACCCCTTGGCAGCACTTggtgcctggctgggagggaagtgctggagcagcagcacgCTGGGCTCTCCCAGGCTCACCAGGGCCACTTCCCAGCCCAGTCCTGGGCAATCAATGCTCCAACCATTTGTGCCCTTGACCCTGGCAAAGAAaagctcctttccttccccttttcccaggctggcactggttttgttccttggttttttttttttttcctttacagacAGTTCCTATTGATTATAATTACACAAACCTCCCCCAAGCAGTCATTAAATCATCACCTTctcatatataatatatacatatataatatatatataatttatagaGAAATGACTTCTGTAAACAATATTCCTCTATTCCAGAAGGAAGTGGAGTCCGGGGCATAACACAGCTCCAAACACAGcactctgaggagcagctgggagccctgtgccacctccagctccgCTGGTCCCCACTGGGATGGCTCTTGGGTGGGGACAGAACTGGCTGGCTCAGTTTGGGTGGCACCACTTTCAGCTGAAGCAAACTGGTCCGACTGTGAAACCAAACTGGTGCGAGGTGTCGCCGTTGTGGAACACGGCCAGGTCCCGCaggggcagcagccacagctcctccgTGCTGAACTGGAAGATGGTGTCGGTGATGGAGGACTCGTTGTCCAGCTGAAATAACCACCAGGGACAGCTGAGTGGCACCAAACCCCTCAGCTGAGGGCCTGGAGCTCCCTTGGCTGCTCCTTGTTGCAGCCAgtctccatccccagcccctcctggcttttcctcccccttgCCACATCCCCACACCGGGAAGCCCCTTGGGCTGGGGGAGTGGATgttctccatccccatcccaccatGTGCAGCCCCATCTCCCTGGGCCATCCCAAACTGCGGGGCTTCAAACACTCTCCAAACCCTGGGAGCCTTTTGCAGGTGTGATACatgttataaaataatttgtgctaaaggaaatgaaaaccaCAGCGTTTTGTGTACAAAGCCAGTGTGGGGCAACAAGCAGTAATAGGCTATGTGATAAAAATGGAGATTCAAGCATTCAAAAAGGGAGATTCATCAGACAACTGTCTCCAGGGATAGATAtttcaagggatttttttccatctgacaAGACCCCAGCAGAAGGCATTTGATAGGCATCATCAGATGTTTATCCCACAATAATCCTGACAGGATTCCAGCAATTATCCACAGGTTCTGGGAAGCATagcagcaagaaagaaaaactacaaTAATATGCTAAAATATGCTAAAGaagagccccttccagagcccaAAGGACTGTATAAAACAGACCCCTTAGAAATGACATTTGGAGACCCACGGGGACTTTGGTGCAATAGAGGCCAAATCCTGAGTCTCCCTGACCCTGATCGCCTGGTTCAGAGTCGAAATTGCTTGTGGCTTTTTCCAAACTGATGCTTtgataatttaataaatattaaaaatatagtaaaagaaaatagataaaatctataaaaacagtaaaattatattatagattaaataaatatacaatATGTACTTATATAATActatatattatttaaatatgatatatatatatattatatatatataatatctaatatataatataatattagatattatatattatatactatatataatatattatttataatataacattataaaattatatttatattttattaatgttagttttaattataaaatgtttttcattatatttttatcagttttaaataaaattatttatatataaattatggaaataatttagaattttacataataaaaaatttttaaacttttaaaaataaaaaattaaaaatagtataaatataaattatttcatttactaaattattcattaattattaaattgGAGCATTCACTGATAACCCAGGCAGGAGGGCTGCGCGGGGCCAGGCTCACCAGGCAGCCCCGCAGGCTGGCGGTGTAGCTGTGCTCCCGGGAGTCGGCCAGGAAGCGGATTTCCTtgcggggctggggccggcGGCGCTGCGGGGCCGGCGTGCAGGAGTACGAGACCTTCTGGGCGGCGCGGTGGCTGTGCAGGCGCAGGAAGCGGAGCTGCACCGGGCTGGCCCCCGCgtattccagctgcagggaaatccGGCGTGGAAAATGCCTATTTTATCGTTGGCTTTTCGCAGAGGTTAAAATGAATGTGGTATGTGTTCTGTTAGAAAGTTAGgctgtgttaattttcttaagtagtgtgttaaatatagttttaggttatagcgtaaggttaaaatagaaactatgctatgtaagatacttgttttaaagaaagaacTCGCACTGAGATGGCAGCCACAGCACACCTcagtctttcagagaaagagaatttattgctcccctgtcagaagaaatgaacttcttcctgcctcactcatCCCTGAAAACACTgttaggattaagaggaagaagctggcaCTGACCACCCAGAATCCTGTGTtggaatggaatttatgcatcatgtatgaggtgtatgaatatgcaaccggctgttgcttttaagggttaatcctctgttaacgtgggtcctttttcgggcttattttgcccagaaaaggtaccccGATGTcagtaactttttttaaattgtctcaTATcgtcctaatccaaattgtccaaattcttattactctaattatattactatttttataaccattttattactgttaaacttttaaaattttaaaaagaagtgaCTGGCGTTTTTCACATCCAGCATGTGGGGGCTGCTTTGGGGGGGCTGTGCTCCCCCCAGGCTAAACCCTGGCAGGGTCCAGCTGCCTGTCCAGCACTGGAGCTCCTCACAGAAGGAGTGTCACATccctctgtgcacagccagggacgtgggtgctgtcccagcactgccGGGTGGCACTTGGAGACCCCCgagccagctctgtgtccccttGGCTGATCCAGCCGGGCACTCACCAGGAAGCCCCCGGGCAGGGTGCTGAACCACTGAAAGGTGTTCTCAGAGCTGTAGGTGCTCAGCCAAGCCTTGATGGGGACCTGAGGGGAGTGGGGAAATTGTCACACTGTCCCATCAGGGGATAGTGGCACTGGCAGGACAAGGAGCCAGCACAGAGTTCCTGTGTGTCCGTGCAGCCTGGCACACACCGTGACCAGGATCCTCACTCCCTGCCAGGGCCGAGGGCACCACAGTGAGGGATGGTCACCACAGCAAGGGACTGTCACCACAGCAAGGGACTGTCACCACAGTAAGGGACTGGTCACCACAGCGAGGGACTGTCACCACAGCGAGGGACTGTCACCACAGCAAGGGACTGTCACCACAGCAAGGGACTGTCACCACAGCAAGGGACTGTCACCACAGTAAGGGACTGTCACCACAGCAAGGGACTGGTCACCACAATAAGGGACTGTCACCACAGCAAGGGATTGATCACTACAGCAAGGGACTGTCACCACAGCAAGGGACTGGTCACCTtgtccccctcctgccccaccagCCCTTGTCCCCCCCACGCTGAGGGGTCCCTCAGAGCTGAAGCTGCCCCATAAAAGCCACCCCGTACCTGGTTGTGCACGGGGGCGATGCAGGTCTCCCCCCCAGCTGTGAAGTTGCAGAAGGCTCTCAGCGCGTCCTGGGGGCTGCCCTGGTTGGGGTCGATGTAGTAGTgccctggagggaggagaggacagCCCTGGCATCCGGGTTTGGCACAGGGAGGGTGCCACACAGTgccatcccaccccagctggtggcctggctgccagcctgTTTCTCCAAGGATGCCCACAAAGCCCATCTGACCTCATTCCccaaaatttctttatttgaaagagctgcctgtcccttcccaggCTCTGGAGACCAGGCCAGGCCCAGGGGGCCCCCCATGCCCCTGATACCGTCAGGCAGGCCAGggtgagccagcagcagctccttgcaggtGGTGGCCGGGTTGGTTTTGGTGCCGTTGGGATGCTCCACCAGGGCTTGGAGCTCCCGGCTCAGGgtgtccagcagagcccagaccAGGCTGTAGTTCAGGTGGTTGGAGGAATAAATGAGGtgctggaagaaaaaggaggggaTATCACCAAGCTGACCACAGATCCCCCACCAGGAGCATCATCAGATGTTGAGGACGGGGATGGCACATGCAGGGGACAAGGACAAGCATGGAGAGGGGAGGGAGTAGCTGGATCTTCTTGGTCCTGGTGCACAGGGGGGGGACCTTGGAAGGAGCAGGACATGGGGACCTGGCAGCCCCTtcctgtcacagacatatttctgaaaaatcttttcattaagatcttttctcctgagaagctgagaagcctcaaagGGAAAACCCAACAATAATTATCTGTTGCTGTGGAATACAACATGTGCATCTTTGATTGGGTttatgtggttgtttttaattaataactAATTACAGTCtagctgtctcagactctctgatcagtcacaagattttagtattatttttctttgctagctttctgatgaaatcttttttctattttttttggtgtagttttaatatagcattttcttttaatataatatatatcataaaataataaatcatcCTTCTAAAACATAaagtcaagattctcatctcttccctcgtcctaAGACCCcagcaaacaccaccacacctTCCCTCCTGGGCAAGGGTCactcacctgcagctcctcctgggacAGCATCACTGCAGGCCCTCTGGGACCAGGGGGGCCAGCCAGACCCTGGGGGACAATGacagtgctggtggcactgggctcagcagctcctccaccagtgccagcagctggacatCCCCGTGGAAGGGCAGCATGGCATGGTCTCACTGCCACCTTTAGGGAGTGAGGGACCCAGATTTTGGGCTGAGGGGTGTTTGTGGCTCTGCTCACCGGCATTCCTGGCGTGCCCCTGGGGCCTGGCTGGCCTGGGAAGCCTCTCAGCCCCTGCCAAAGGAGGAGgtgcagaagggaaggaaagcaaggggggagatgctgctgtgctgagctgcacccctgagtgggaaggagggagggatcCCACTGATCcccctccagctgcttccctcGACTTACTTTGGGTCCAGACAAGCCctggaaggaaaggacaggacCAGGATAAGAGGGAGGCAGGGGGATCAAAGCTGCATCCCAGGGGGGTGAGGAGTGAACCCCAATCCTGTGGGAGGGGGAAGGACTCACCGGtgtcccaggaattccagggtGTCCCTGTGGGCCAGGGGGGCCAGTGTCACCCTgcaaggacagcagggagctcagggcactgcacaggacatccccctgccctgcatccTTCTACaacccagccccatccccaggtggattttatatggaaaaataagaaattcacTCCAAATACTCATTTCAGTCCCTGACATCCCTTTCCACCCTGCCCTTACCTGCCTTCCCTTGGGTCCTGGCCTCCCAGGGACACCGTGGGGTCCTGGCTTGCCCTGGAAACATGGCAGGATGTCACACAGGGTGACAAGGGAccagggggaaggaaaagagcaaaaccTGTCACACACCTTGAAGCCATCGTCCCCTTGCTGGCCCAGGTCACCCTTGCTGCCCTTTTCGCCCTAGGAGAGAGTCAGGGAGAGCTGTCAGAGGGCAAAGGGAAGGACAGAACCCCCAGGACACCAGGGTGGGTGGGGAAATTCCCAGTTATGGCTGGCTGCAAAACTTCTGGagcaaaaacccccaaacaccaGAGAATTGTTCCAGAGAATTCACTGCACCCACATtgctggggacagaggcagcagcaggatgaaagGATCATCCCAGACTAAAACATCTCTCAGGAAAACCTTGGAAGTTGCCAGGAAGCACTTGGAGAGAATTAAGAAGATTCTTGGTGTGCTGAAACCAGAACAGGGAGaaaatcccagcacagcctcccctctgcctgctctcccaggagctgctc
The Serinus canaria isolate serCan28SL12 chromosome 17, serCan2020, whole genome shotgun sequence DNA segment above includes these coding regions:
- the SLC31A2 gene encoding probable low affinity copper uptake protein 2 isoform X1, with amino-acid sequence MQMTFYFSDTAVLLFDFWNVHSPTGMVLSVLVILLLSVLYEAVKMGKAVLLRRALLALPRSLSHEALTEPQEGDSDPAQGRYHRDPWHPPGRWFWFHVGQTLFHVLQVVLGYMVMLAVMSYNAWIFLGAIVGSTLGYFMVYPLLGRG
- the SLC31A2 gene encoding probable low affinity copper uptake protein 2 isoform X2; amino-acid sequence: MQMTFYFSDTAVLLFDFWNVHSPTGMVLSVLVILLLSVLYEAVKMGKAVLLRRALLALPRSLSHEALTEPQEGDSDPAQGRWFWFHVGQTLFHVLQVVLGYMVMLAVMSYNAWIFLGAIVGSTLGYFMVYPLLGRG